The sequence TTATCTTCCAGGTAATGTAATATAAACCGCTGACATTAtgaccccctccctctctctcataGATCAGCTATGGAGCCTCAGATGTGTCTTTAGGCAGCCGACAGCATTTCCCAAACTTTTTCAGGACAATTCAGAACGATCATGAAACCTTTTTGTCCTTATGTGAACTCATCAAACACTTTGGATGGACTTGGGTCGGAATCATAACATCAAGTGACGAGAGCGGAGTACGAGAAGCTAATTTACTATACCACTTTCTGAACGTCCATCACATCTGTGTGGCCTTTATAATATCGGAAGGTCTTAGAATTCAGCCAGGAGCGGCAGGACATGACAAAGACTATGAGATTATTAAAAAACAGTCGGCACAAGTGGTCATTCTCTGCGGCACTTATCACGATATCCTATTTGAGTCTTCTGTTACTGAGTATCTGAAGGGTGTGACCGTGATCTTGACTCCTTCCTGGGCTCCGCACATTGTTCTCATAGAGAAGTATCCAGAGATCTTCAATTGCAGTTTGTCTCTGGAGCCTGAGTCAGCAGTTACGGCTGAATTCAAACATTATATCGATGATTTTCACCCTTTAAAATACCCTAAAGATTTACTACTGCAGAATTTATGGATGACAAAATTTTATTGCTTATCAGGGAATGGAAAAAAAGATGATATGTATGAGAGGCTTTATAATATAGCGCTACACAACTGCACCGGGCTGGAACGTATAAGGAGCACCGGGAACCACCTGTCCCATGAAATGTATGACCCGGtgtacaatgcagtaacattactgGCTAAGGCGCTGAATCCCATAAACTTGTCTCTACATGATTGGAACAGTAACCAAGCATCTTATCGATACCAGGTGACCCATAGAGCAGATTCTCCATGGTCAACTATTGGGACTAAGAAATTAGACTAGACCTTACCAAGCCCATGGATGGAAGGAACATTTATACATGTGATGGCTGGTTCATATATAGACAGAGGCTTGCAATTCATTGCTTTTAGGTATGAGTCAGTTTAATGTCCAATCGATTCAATGCTCACAAGTGTTGAAGGACAACTCAGTTTTTTCCATTATTtgaaacacattgcaaagttaaataactttgtaatgtgcttcaatcacctatctgccccccttcgtTATCTTCTTCCCCACCtcgacccccaccaccaccaccgccaccgGAAGAGTAATAAACATACCTAAACACTGTCAACCACAAGATCTTCTGTCCGCATCTTGTCCGTGTCGTCATAAAGGGGGGGGGCTGGtctaagagagagagaggggcgtgTTTAGTGTAGGAGGGGaaatgaatggaggggcaggtaCATCGAAAAATCTTAGGTCCCTTCCCGCtccttggggaaggaggagacaggaaTTCCAggaggtacccgggctgtctccttcttgcccacagaccgggaaggcatcgggaatcaaatgcggaaggttcaacaaggttcaagttcaatcgaacctggacgacccgctcagccaatcagtgcactgccctgctgcagtcactgattggctgagagggacatccagacgccgggagcccccgaagcaagctgaagCGTTGAGCAGGTATTGTATGCTTTGGCCGGCGGAGGGTTAAGTGGGCTGCCACTTTCATActagcagcgggatgtcaatcccgctgtgagtatgttatCTAAttaaaaatgacaggcaaggtatccgcagtggatttcactatgAATTTGTATcgtgaaatttgctgcagatccgttacatgtgaaactggcctaaagagGATTCCCCATCTTAGAAAGTGAGGGCATCACCAACATGTAACCTTCTCATAACCAAATTAACCCCTCAGTAATCCTACATTGATATCATAGTGATCTACTATGACTTCACAAGATGAAAAAAACCATCTTTAGAAACTTTATGTGTCGTCGGTTTTCTGCTGCCAGAACCACAGGTAGCACAAGACTGTGACAGTGTAAAGCATTTGCCATCCAGTGTCCTTCACTGAGCCAGTTCCAGCATATCAGGTGATGGGTATGATTATACAGTCGaggatgggaatttttttttgttgcagagcTTGTATGCCTAATACACATCCCCTAACTGTACATTGTAATCACAACTATCACCAGATACTGACTCCCATTGTTAAAATTAAGTTCACGCCTATCTGACTATTATTTGAAAGTCAAAATATaaagctacatatatatatatatatatatatatatatatatatataaaaaaaatgggagGTCACATGAAGAAACTGTAAACTACACAATGGACATCTCAAAACTTTATAGGTAGTTTTCCCTGATGCTTTGGTCTTCCGTGACGGGCACAGTGTGGACCCTCTAGAGGAGAAAGATGTACACTGTTCTGGTTGTTTCCTGCACTTAGCAATAACTAAGTGTGTTCCTCATTTTCTGTGATCTGTCTTGGTCTTGCTGCTGCTAGAGAAAGAAGGCTTTGATGCTTTGATTTACCCTGTCAGGCAAAGTGTGGaccctctggaggaggaggaagacagaCTCAGGATGCATGTCACAGTGCTGGTGGTTTTTCCTATTTTCGTGTTCTCACAGTGTCGACCCCCGGAAGAAGGAAGACAGCATACATGTACACAGTGCTGGTTGTCTCCTGTACTTGGCAATAACTAAGTTTTTTCCTAATTTTTCTGTGCTCTTTCCTGGTCTTGCTGCTGTTATAGACAGAATTcttctaacaacaggcagtggagagtgtaacgcctggagtagtggatcctctgtaccgtcactagcgatggcataaaccgcaccagggagcggagtctaagggtgccgctggttttcaccagagctcgCCGCAAGgcgggcgaggtgtggcaggagcattAGGCAGGTGATAGTGCTGGCAGTGGTAGATAGGCGTCACCGCGGATGACAGGCAAAGCACAGGAACAATGGACtaggcagcggacaggaactaagGACAGAGGCAGTGGACAGGAACAAcaaggagctgggccaaacgctatgggaatcatgtagaggctccaacacgaggcacagggcatgctgggatttatagggagtgaataGTGCAACTACCAactaagggcggactggcccttcaaatctgaggcagccggggtgcgcgcggcggctgggacagatggagacaggagcggggcgaggtaaggcgcccccccggggccgaactggtagcagcggcggctgcatggggcagagggaggcccggagcacgggacgccgccgcagccgtgacagagAGCAGATTGCAGggcagggagacacctagtggccaaaacttTACAGGTGTCCTTCTGAGCTAAGGAGTCATTTTGGATAAAAGAAGTGATTTACAAGTTACAGATCacttggggggaaatttatcaagggctttgcacctattttttggtgaataattagatttttcacagaattttggtctaagttctatttatgaaccagtatttaacaggtgaatattttttagatgcctgttttgaatattcacccaaaagttcgaaTAATTCAGGATTAGCACCAATTTatcttttgcaactttttaaaaagtcgcacaaacaggtgcaggcctacgtctggtcagtaccaggtgaatatgcttgcgcaatttttgctttcttgcgtCTTTTTACTTAAATGCATTCACTATGGCATGGCTACAATTTAATAAATCATCAATCAACAAATGTGTAATAGCTGATATACCATAAAGGGGGGTATTACTCTGGGTGCCACTACAGCAAAACATTATAAATACCTACGAAAAACATACTGTACCCAGAAATCATATAATCAAAAAGGAATTTTATTAATCATGATCAaagataaaatacaataaaatcatgAAATGAATCAGGACAGCTGATTGCAAGAAACACATGGGAAAAGTGCATGTGCTAAAGTGCCAACATGCAGAGAGTCTTACGGCAAtacaaaaattaataataaatagtTAGGTATCTTGACACAGTGGGTTAATCTATCTATACACACAGTAGGAATCTCAATACAATAAACGACATGTATCACAAAGTTAATACCATGGAGTACCCTACTGGTAGAGCATTACCTAAGATGCTGGTTCGCACTCTGCCCATGTGGGGCGCATCGCAGATTTCAGATTGTGTAACagttaaagtagttttttttctccccttttaaAATTTATATTTAAATTAATAACTtgcttaaaaacaataaaaacttaaatttaaaaaaatgaaatctttATTCACAGTTAAACAAGAATTTGATAAACAAGGGACATTCGGCCATGCATGAGTACGAAGAACTGGTAGCTAACTATGTAATCCATAATAATATAGTAGTTAATGGATCATGGGAAAGAATTTCTGTTGGCTACCTCCTGCCTTACACTGCCGAACATATTACAAAAAGAATCGATAAAAGCTCCATTAAATGGAAAACCATCAACAATGAGGTAAGCAGCCATTATCCAGCGAGACCCAAATTCTTGTTCTTCACGATGCAGCCGATGTGGTCTTCAACCTGAGGAGATTCAACTGCTGGTAAACTAAAAAAGGCTTCCAGCAAATGCTGGGACTTATAGTTCAACAAAATAAGAGACACCTTTAAAAGTCCACAAATTTATAACAGCAGGATATAAGTGGTAGGTATGGGAAAACTAGGAAACATGGCTGCCAAAATCAACATTTTGTATTTGTGGAAAAATAGAGAAGAATCTGGACAAATTACATACAATGATTTCTACAAAATTGTTACTTATGGTTGGTGGATATAATAGAACAATACTTGGATGGCATATCAGAATAAAAATTTCAAACAACCTATAATATttcttaaaatgactctgtacccacaatctgaaccccccccccccccaaaccgcttgtaccttcagatagctgcttaatccaagatcttcctggggtccgttcggcaaatgatgcagttattgtcctaaaaaacaacttctaaacttgcagcccggcgtcaaattggcgtggcctagagtatctgtgccctaactttgcaccacccctctgtccctcctccccaccctcttcatcattaggaatgccacaggatttttcttattcctctgcattgaacactgcacaagtgccttaacgatccagcccatgtgctgtgttcacacagctttGAATAGGAGAagacctgcctggggcattcctaatgatgaacagggcagggaggagggatggagaggttgtgccagcctaatgcacacacaccctaggccatgccagtttgaagtttaaaagttgtttttaggacaataactgaatcacctgcagaatggaccctaggacagatcttggattaaaagcagctatccgaaggtacaagtggcttgggggggacagattgtgggtacagcgtcgctttaaggctaaattcacactggacgtatctgcagcggatttcatgctgagagttcgcagcaaaatccgctgtccCTGTCAGTGTCAAAGTGAttatatactcgcagcgggattgtcatcctactgcgagtatgtaagtgccagccccattaaccccctgccgctAGTAGGATACCTTACCTGCTCCACAATCCAGCCGCGTCTGAGGGAATAATAaacaatggagccgtgtcatagaggggatagTAATCAACAGAGCGtggtcacaaaggggaggggatattaatcaacggagccgcatcacagaggggaggggataataaTCAACAGAGCCGCGTCACAAAGGATGGGGATATTAATCaacagagccgcgtcacagaggggagggaatattaatcaacggagccgcgtcacagaggggaggggatagtaATCAACGGAGCGtggtcacaaaggggaggggatattaatcaacggagcgtggtcacaaaggggaggggatattaatcaacggagccgcatcacagaggggagggaataatAAACAactgagccgcgtcacagaggggaggggatattaatcaacggagccgcgtcacagaagggaggggataatcaatggagccgcgtcacagaggggaggggatattaatcaacggagccgcatcacagaggggaggggatattaatcaacagagccgcatcacagaggggaggggataataattaacggagccgcgtcacagaggggagggaatattaATCAacagagccgcatcacagaggggaggggataataatcaacggagccgcatcacagggggaggggataATAATCAACGGAGCCGCGTCTCAAAGGGGAGGGGACATTAATCAacagagccacgtcacagaggggagggaatattaATCAacagagccgcatcacagaggggaggggataataatcaacggagccgcatcacagggggaggggataataatcaacggagccgcatcacagaggggagggaatattattcaacagagccgcgtcacagaggggaggggatattaatcaatggagccgtgtcacagaggggaggggatattaatcaacggagccgcgtcacagaggggagggaataatAAACAactgagccgcgtcacagaggggaggggataataatcaacggagccgcgtcacagaggggagggaatattaTTCAacagagccgcatcacagaggggagggtataataatcaacggagccgcatcacagaggggaggggataataatcaacggagccgcgtcacagaggggaggggatattaatcaatggagccgcgtcacagaggggaaattaatcaatggagccgcgtcacagaggggaaattaatcaatggagccgcgtcacagaggggaggggatggaaatcaacagagccgcgtcacagaggggaggggataataatcaacggagccgcgtcacagaggggaggggatagaaATCAacagagccgcatcacagaggggaggagatattaatcaatggagccgcgtcacagagcggAGGGGATAATAATCAACGGAGCcgcttcacagaggggtggggatattaatcaatggagccgcgtcacagaggggaggggatattaatcaatggagccgcgtcacagaggggaaattaatcaatggagccgcgtcacagaggggaggggatattaaccccttaaggacagagcctgaaatggccttaatgacagagacaaattttatgaatatgacctgtgtcactttagtcattaataacttcaggatgcttttacctatccgactgattctgagattgttttctcgtgacatattgtactttacatttctggtaaattggagtcgatactcatcacaaatctttatgaaaaaaacccaaataatgtgaaaaaatgtgaaaaaatgcatttttccaactttgaaacttttttgcgtatacagaaagtggttataccacataaattatatattaaatagcataagcaacatgtctactttatgttggcggcatttattaaactatctttcattttttttagacaataggaagcttaaaacattagcagcaaatttccaaattttcagtagaatttcaaaatcagatattttttaggctgggttcacacgctgtaactgtgcggctgtattttttatgcggctgtaaatgtgcgggtgaaactccggccgtgggaaaaaatagacatgcggctcaaaacatacggtcatttacttggaaatctggttcaactaaaaataacaaataacatgttaagaaagtgatggaaactcctctggatgcatctgggaaagcagggaacacagtttacataaatcgctattaccggggtttgcgatcctctgcactatagccgatgtctctcatggttaatatattgaattaataaaacacattttctgtctaataaagtcccttttattgttcaataattaaatgtaaacgattccatcattttgcaattaaatatactgttaaaataaatatatataaataaatgtatatttatatatatatttattttttgacagtatatttaattgcacactgatggattcgttagaattaaattattgaacaaagaaactgtatttatttcaacgaaaatgtgttttattaattaaatattaattagtacaggaagctccataagctgtaattcatattgccggcaatagagctttctgtactaatcatcactttactttaatgaaaacatcaaatgtttcttctaattatgttatgacaatagcattattagaagaaacatttagaattatatgtgcgctcagctgattggctgatcggctcagcgcacatataatgagccggtccgcagtacagtcacttcattgtgctgcggaccagcgaagagacaacatcggggtgagtatagagctctccccaccccctccccagcactgcacccctcccagcaaggaagggggggtcagttaaccccttcctttctgggatgggtgcagtctgacatcagtctggcccccagggggttaagggggatgcaatacatcctcccttaaccccttgggggtcagactgtaagcagcgatctgtaaagatgctgcatactgtaaggagcacaacaccgctcacaatgatgggtgttgtgctcctgtttgtgttttttttgtctgtttctccctttttgtttttcagatatcggtatcctggggattacgtcggattccatggactacgtcgatgaccagcggttgttcttagaatttttttaataaaatggtcaatgaggggtgtgggggtgtttttatttgaataaaaaatatttttaacttgtgtcttgtctttatttctttactttatagacttagtagtggaagccgtctaatagacggaatccattactaagttggggcctagtgttagccggtataaaatggctaacactaaccccctattattaccccagtacccaatgccaccaggggtactgggaagagccgggtgccagtgatcccggagcgtcaaaattggcgctcctggaccgggcggcagcaggctggtaagatttaggctggggagggcctaaaccaatggctcttcccaccctggtgttaccaggctgctgtcgtttggtttttaacccggctggttataaaaaaaaggggggaccctatgcgtttttttttaattatttatttatttaaaagaaaaacgcatagggtcccccctatttttataaccagccgggttaaaaaccaaacgacagcagcctggtaacaccagggtgggaagagccattggtttaggccctccccagcctaaatcttaccagcctgctgccgcccggtccaggagcgccaatattgacgctccgggaccactggcacccggctcttcccagtacccctggtggcattgggtactggggtaataatggggggttagtgttagccattttataccggctaacactaggccccaacttagtaatggattccgtctattagacggcttccactactaagtctataaagtaaagaaataaagacaagatacaagttttaaaatttatttattcaaataaaaacacccccacacccctcattgaccattttattaaaaaaattcaaagaacaaccgctggtcatcgacgtagtccatggaatcagacgtaatccccaggataccgatatctgaaaaacaaaaagggagaaacacacaaaaaacacacaaacaggagcacaacacccatcattgtgagcagtgttgtgctccttacagtatgcagcatctttacagatcgctgcttacagtctgacccccaaggggttaagggaggatatattgcatcccccttaaccccctgggggccagactgatgtcagactgcacccatcccaacaaggaaggggttaactgacccccccttccttgctgggaggggtgcagtgcaggggagggggtggggagagctctatactcaccccgatgtgtcctctttgctggtccgcagcaaaatgaagtgactgtactgcggaccggctcattatatgtgcgctgagccgatcagccaatcagctgagcgcacatataattctaaatgtttcttctaataatgctattgtgataacatatttagaagaaacatttgatgttttcattaaagtaaagtgatgattagtacagaatgctctattgccggcatatgaattaacggcttatggagcttcctgtactaattaatatttaattaagaaaacacattttcgtggaaataaattcagtttcgttggtcaataatttaattctaacgattccatcattgtgcaattaaatatactgtcaaaaaataaatatatatatataaatatacatttatttatatatctattttttttaacagtatatttaattgcaaaatgatggaatcgttagaattaaattattgaccaacgaaagtgtctttattacaaagaaaatgtgtttgattaatttaatatattaactattagaggcatcggcattcggcatcattgccggctatttttgcagtactccgtacggaccgcctgtcaatcctcggccgcatgtccagccgcaaacaatggtcttgttaattttttacgggtccgtttaccatagggccgtagattcagacatagtgtgcactgtgcagccgcatatcctatacttccaagcatacacacgaaccaccaaaaataccgccgcacaattacagccgcaaacacagccgcactgttacaacgtgtgaaccgagcccccaagtgtatttgaggggcctgtatgttagaaagccccacaaagcaccccatttcagaaactgcaccccccaaactctgcaaaagcatatccagaaagtgttttaaccttttaggggagtcacagaaataaaagctaagtgtgtaaggaatttgaaaattttaattttctgtgcagagattttattgtaatccaatatttttcataattataaacctattaccagagaaatgcaccccaataattattgccccgtttctgcagtttatagaaatacccaatatgtggccctattgcgctatttgacgcaaccacaagcctcagatataagggagcgcctagtgattttcaacgcctccattatatttggtcatttttgactgtaccacttcaggttggcagaggctctggggtgccaaaaccaaaaaaacacccctaaagggacaccatttagaaaactacacccctcaaggaatgtaacaaggggtgcggtgagcatctggaccccataggtgcttcacagattttccgaacaatatggcgtgaaaaaagaaaaatttattttttacactaaaacgttgttctagccttcaatttttcattttcttaaagggataagaggcaaaaaaagacacaaaatgtgtagcgcagtttctcccgagtacggaaataccccacatgtggcgataaagtgccaagggggcgcaggacgagcctccaaagggaaggagtgcca is a genomic window of Dendropsophus ebraccatus isolate aDenEbr1 chromosome 4, aDenEbr1.pat, whole genome shotgun sequence containing:
- the LOC138789408 gene encoding vomeronasal type-2 receptor 1-like isoform X1 translates to METTSVLTLEILLLLLLLLITFSFANTDRSLACKLNPIPAYEEYEYVQDGDIIIGGIFSVNCLIAGMKYNGMSFIHSSFCIKPLHQFYRNLQTFFFTVDQINKDPTLLPNVTLGYHIFDSCAHPGKAIRNVLQLLSGPGATVPNYSCRKNWRLAGFIGDQSTSTTLPIVKFLTIFKYPVISYGASDVSLGSRQHFPNFFRTIQNDHETFLSLCELIKHFGWTWVGIITSSDESGVREANLLYHFLNVHHICVAFIISEGLRIQPGAAGHDKDYEIIKKQSAQVVILCGTYHDILFESSVTEYLKGVTVILTPSWAPHIVLIEKYPEIFNCSLSLEPESAVTAEFKHYIDDFHPLKYPKDLLLQNLWMTKFYCLSGNGKKDDMYERLYNIALHNCTGLERIRSTGNHLSHEMYDPVYNAVTLLAKALNPINLSLHDWNSNQASYRYQVTHRADSPWSTIGTKKLD